A genomic region of Mus musculus strain C57BL/6J chromosome 7, GRCm38.p6 C57BL/6J contains the following coding sequences:
- the Grin2d gene encoding glutamate receptor ionotropic, NMDA 2D isoform X6, translated as MIGEVFYQRADMAIGSLTINEERSEIVDFSVPFVETGISVMVARSNGTVSPSAFLEPYSPAVWVMMFVMCLTVVAVTVFIFEYLSPVGYNRSLATGKRPGGSTFTIGKSIWLLWALVFNNSVPVENPRGTTSKIMVLVWAFFAVIFLASYTANLAAFMIQEEYVDTVSGLSDRKFQRPQEQYPPLKFGTVPNGSTEKNIRSNYPDMHSYMVRYNQPRVEEALTQLKAGKLDAFIYDAAVLNYMARKDEGCKLVTIGSGKVFATTGYGIALHKGSRWKRPIDLALLQFLGDDEIEMLERLWLSGICHNDKIEVMSSKLDIDNMAGVFYMLLVAMGLSLLVFAWEHLVYWRLRHCLGPTHRMDFLLAFSRGMYSCCSAEAAPPPAKPPPPPQPLPSPAYPAARPPPGPAPFVPRERAAADRWRRAKGTGPPGGAALADGFHRYYGPIEPQGLGLGEARAAPRGAAGRPLSPPTTQPPQKPPPSYFAIVREQEPAEPPAGAFPGFPSPPAPPAAAAAAVGPPLCRLAFEDESPPAPSRWPRSDPESQPLLGGGAGGPSAGAPTAPPPRRAAPPPCAYLDLEPSPSDSEDSESLGGASLGGLEPWWFADFPYPYAERLGPPPGRYWSVDKLGGWRAGSWDYLPPRGGPAWHCRHCASLELLPPPRHLSCSHDGLDGGWWAPPPPPWAAGPPPRRRARCGCPRPHPHRPRASHRAPAAAPHHHRHRRAAGGWDLPPPAPTSRSLEDLSSCPRAAPTRRLTGPSRHARRCPHAAHWGPPLPTASHRRHRGGDLGTRRGSAHFSSLESEV; from the exons AGCCCTACAGCCCCGCTGTGTGGGTGATGATGTTCGTCATGTGCCTCACCGTGGTCGCCGTCACAGTTTTCATCTTTGAGTACCTCAGTCCTGTGGGCTATAACCGAAGCCTGGCCACGGGCAAAC GCCCCGGAGGCTCTACCTTCACCATTGGGAAATCCATCTGGCTGCTGTGGGCCCTGGTGTTCAACAACTCCGTGCCAGTGGAGAATCCTCGGGGCACCACCAGCAAGATCATGGTGCTGGTGTGGGCCTTCTTTGCCGTCATCTTTCTTGCCAGCTATACAGCCAATCTGGCTGCCTTCATGATCCAGGAGGAGTACGTGGACACCGTGTCTGGGCTCAGCGACCGGAAG TTCCAGCGGCCCCAGGAGCAATACCCACCCCTGAAGTTTGGAACGGTGCCCAATGGGTCCACGGAGAAGAATATCCGAAGCAACTACCCTGATATGCACAGCTACATGGTGCGATACAACCAGCCAAGAGTGGAGGAGGCGCTCACTCAGCTCAAGGCAGG GAAACTGGACGCCTTCATCTATGACGCAGCAGTGCTCAACTACATGGCCCGAAAGGATGAGGGCTGCAAGCTGGTCACCATCGGCTCAGGCAAGGTCTTCGCCACCACTGGTTATGGCATCGCCCTACACAAGGGCTCCCGCTGGAAGAGGCCCATCGACCTGGCGCTGCTGCAGTTCCTGGGGGACG ATGAGATTGAGATGCTGGAGCGGCTGTGGCTTTCAGGGATCTGCCACAACGACAAAATCGAGGTGATGAGCAGCAAGCTGGATATCGACAACATGGCAGGTGTCTTCTACATGCTCCTCGTGGCCATGGGCCTCTCCTTGCTGGTCTTCGCCTGGGAACACCTTGTGTACTGGCGACTGCGGCACTGTCTGGGGCCCACCCACCGCATGGATTTCCTACTGGCCTTCTCCAGG GGTATGTACAGCTGCTGCAGCGCTGAGGCTGCTCCGCCGCCGGCCAAACCCCCGCCACCGCCGCAGCCGCTGCCCAGTCCGGCGTATCCCGCCGCTCGCCCACCCCCTGGCCCCGCACCCTTCGTGCCCCGAGAGCGCGCAGCCGCCGACCGCTGGCGCCGGGCCAAGGGCACAGGGCCCCCGGGGGGCGCAGCGCTAGCCGACGGCTTCCACCGATACTACGGCCCCATCGAGCCGCAGGGGCTGGGCCTCGGCGAGGCGCGCGCGGCACCGAGAGGCGCAGCCGGACGCCCACTGTCCCCACCCACCACACAGCCCCCACAGAAGCCACCACCTTCCTACTTCGCCATCGTGCGCGAGCAAGAGCCGGCCGAGCCCCCCGCCGGCGCCTTCCCGGGCTTCCCATCTCCGCCCGCTCCGCCTGCCGCCGCAGCCGCCGCCGTCGGGCCGCCACTGTGCCGCCTGGCTTTCGAGGACGAGAGCCCGCCCGCGCCCTCGCGCTGGCCGCGTTCTGACCCCGAGAGCCAGCCGCTGTTGGGTGGGGGCGCGGGCGGCCCGAGCGCTGGGGCCCCGACCGCACCACCGCCGCGCCGCGCCGCGCCACCACCGTGCGCCTACCTGGACCTCGAGCCTTCGCCTTCGGACTCCGAGGATTCGGAGAGCCTGGGCGGAGCGTCGCTCGGTGGCCTGGAGCCCTGGTGGTTCGCCGACTTCCCCTACCCGTATGCGGAGCGCCTCGGGCCGCCGCCCGGCCGCTACTGGTCGGTTGACAAGCTCGGGGGCTGGCGCGCTGGTAGCTGGGACTACCTGCCCCCGCGCGGCGGCCCCGCATGGCACTGCCGCCACTGCGCCAGCCTGGAGCTGCTACCGCCACCACGCCATCTCAGCTGCTCGCACGACGGCCTAGACGGTGGCTGGTGGGCGCCTCCGCCTCCACCCTGGGCTGCGGGGCCACCGCCCCGGCGCCGGGCGCGCTGTGGTTGTCCGCGACCGCACCCGCACCGCCCCCGGGCTTCGCACCGTGCGCCCGCCGCCGCACCGCACCACCACCGACACAGGCGCGCGGCGGGTGGCTGGGACCTCCCGCCGCCCGCGCCCACCTCGCGTTCGCTGGAGGACCTGAGCTCCTGCCCACGGGCGGCCCCCACGCGCAGGCTCACCGGGCCCTCGCGCCACGCGCGCCGCTGTCCGCACGCTGCGCATTGGGGGCCGCCCCTGCCCACCGCATCTCACCGGAGACACCGGGGCGGGGACCTGGGCACACGCAGGGGCTCTGCGCACTTCTCCAGCCTGGAGTCCGAGGTATGA